One part of the Ziziphus jujuba cultivar Dongzao chromosome 2, ASM3175591v1 genome encodes these proteins:
- the LOC107418725 gene encoding loganic acid O-methyltransferase-like: MAELAIPMIGGSGLHSYSRNSTFQRKGVELATELINKGIAEKLDLSKFPSSNAFRVADLGCSVGPNTFLAVQNIVDSVELKYKSQGLADLLPEFQVFFNDHASNDFNQLFTTLPPERRYYATGVPGSFHDRLFPASSLHFVHSSFAAQWLSIIPKELLDKTSPAWNKGRIHYPNSAIEVRKSYEAQFYKDMQRFLHARAHEILHGGMMALVLPACPNGTPHSRVLLNKTTELLGLCLLDMAKRGIISEEKIDSFNHPQYNATFEQVEEIMDRNGCFSIEIMEALPLEKPSPMAFSSVLRAFLEPLIEKHFGPEILDELFDLLCKRFEDSFSIIDPEETNVSLFVLLQRKAI, encoded by the exons atggcagAACTAGCAATTCCAATGATTGGTGGATCTGGTCTCCATAGCTACAGCAGAAACTCCACCTTTCAG AGAAAAGGAGTTGAGCTCGCCACAGAACTGATCAACAAGGGAATTGCTGAGAAGCTTGATCTCAGCAAGTTTCCTTCATCAAACGCCTTTCGAGTGGCCGATTTGGGTTGCTCAGTTGGACCGAACACATTCCTCGCCGTCCAAAACATAGTTGATTCCGTGGAGCTCAAGTATAAAAGCCAAGGACTCGCTGACCTTCTTCCCGAGTTCCAAGTCTTCTTTAACGATCATGCCTCCAATGATTTCAACCAGCTTTTCACCACGCTTCCTCCGGAAAGGAGATACTACGCGACAGGCGTGCCGGGTTCTTTCCATGATCGACTATTCCCGGCTTCTTCTCTGCATTTTGTCCACTCTTCCTTTGCTGCTCAATGGCTTTCAATAATCCCAAAAGAGTTGTTGGACAAGACCTCTCCTGCTTGGAACAAAGGGAGGATTCACTACCCGAACTCCGCGATCGAAGTTCGAAAATCTTATGAGGCTCAATTTTACAAGGACATGCAGAGGTTTCTTCATGCTAGAGCTCATGAGATTTTGCATGGGGGTATGATGGCTCTTGTCCTTCCTGCTTGCCCTAATGGAACCCCTCATTCTCGAGTTCTTCTCAACAAGACAACTGAACTTCTTGGGCTTTGCCTCTTGGACATGGCCAAAAGA GGTATTATAAGTGAAGAGAAAATAGACAGTTTTAACCACCCACAATACAATGCAACTTTTGAACAAGTGGAAGAAATTATGGATCGAAATGGATGTTTCAGCATAGAAATAATGGAGGCCTTACCTTTGGAAAAGCCATCACCTATGGCCTTCTCGTCTGTACTCCGAGCTTTCTTAGAACCACTGATAGAGAAACATTTTGGACCTGAGATTTTGGACGAGCTGTTTGATCTATTATGCAAGAGATTTGAAGATTCGTTCTCTATCATTGATCCTGAGGAAACAAATGTCTCTCTATTTGTTCTACTCCAACGTAAAGCAATTTAG